One window of Deinococcus malanensis genomic DNA carries:
- the thiE gene encoding thiamine phosphate synthase — protein sequence MTRPLGRLYLVATPRPDQPEDEFVVRVEAALDGGVDTLQLRCKADSPAYGEARAVIRLAGRLRDLAHARGVPLFINDRVDIAAASGADGVHLGQGDLPLTWARALAPGLRVGLSTHAPAQAAAAATQRPAYFAVGPVHATPTKPGRAAAGLEYVRQVARAYPEARTGIPWYAIGGLDLQNVAAVIAAGASRIAVVRAVLDAPDPAEAAAALCRALSAPVVEEAVCR from the coding sequence ATGACCCGCCCGCTGGGGCGGCTGTATCTGGTCGCCACGCCCCGCCCGGATCAGCCGGAAGACGAGTTCGTGGTGCGCGTGGAGGCCGCCCTGGACGGCGGTGTGGACACCCTGCAGCTGCGCTGCAAGGCGGACTCGCCAGCATATGGTGAAGCGCGTGCGGTGATCCGGCTGGCCGGACGGCTGCGTGATCTGGCGCACGCGCGGGGCGTGCCCCTGTTCATCAACGACCGGGTGGACATTGCGGCGGCCAGTGGCGCCGACGGCGTGCATCTGGGCCAGGGAGATCTGCCCCTCACCTGGGCCCGGGCACTGGCGCCGGGCCTGCGGGTAGGCCTCAGCACGCACGCCCCCGCGCAGGCGGCTGCCGCTGCCACCCAGCGTCCGGCTTACTTCGCCGTGGGTCCGGTGCATGCCACCCCGACCAAACCGGGCCGCGCGGCGGCTGGACTGGAGTATGTGAGGCAGGTGGCACGCGCTTATCCGGAAGCCCGCACGGGCATTCCCTGGTACGCCATCGGCGGGCTGGATCTGCAGAACGTCGCGGCCGTGATCGCGGCTGGTGCCTCCCGGATTGCTGTCGTCCGCGCCGTGCTGGACGCCCCGGACCCCGCTGAGGCGGCTGCTGCACTGTGCAGGGCCCTGTCCGCTCCAGTTGTGGAGGAGGCCGTATGCAGGTAA
- the thiC gene encoding phosphomethylpyrimidine synthase ThiC, whose translation MTAPVDPPALTTTPFPNSEKQYLSGALHPQVRVPVRAIHQSATLEMVGSLTRRTSNPTVLVPDTSGPYTDPAVSIDPRRGLPHARPWLATDPCLETQTERFSARLDGAGPMPFPALPLPRRARTGQAITQMQAALRGEITPEMEFVALRENLRQADEFTLTHQHPGQSFGAAIPRVITPEFVRSEVARGRAVIPANINHPELEPTIIGRNFRVKINANLGTSIVTSSIEEEVEKMVWATRWGADTVMDLSTGKYIHQTREWIVRGSPVPIGTVPIYQALEKVSGVAEDLTWEVYRDTLIEQAEQGVDYFTVHAGVRLAHIPLSARRRTGIVSRGGSILAKWCLAHHRENFLYTHFADICEIMAAYDVTFSLGDGLRPGSIEDANDAAQFAELETLGELTRIAWDQGVQTMIEGPGHVPMQLIRENMTRQLEVCQEAPFYTLGPLTTDIAPGYDHITSAIGAAQIAWYGTAMLCYVTPKEHLGLPDRQDVRDGVIAYRIAAHAADLAKGHPGAQARDNALSQARFEFRWEDQFNLALDPEKARELHDESLPADAAKTAHFCSMCGPHFCSMKLSHDLRAGDILAGLEEKAREFREGGSQIYLDRPASEPEEVGA comes from the coding sequence ATGACCGCACCTGTTGATCCCCCCGCCCTGACCACCACGCCCTTCCCTAACAGTGAAAAGCAGTACCTGAGCGGCGCCCTGCACCCGCAGGTTCGCGTACCGGTGCGCGCCATTCACCAGTCCGCCACGCTGGAAATGGTGGGCAGCCTGACGCGCCGCACCTCCAACCCCACCGTCCTGGTACCCGATACCAGTGGCCCCTATACCGATCCGGCCGTGAGCATCGACCCGCGCCGGGGCCTGCCACACGCCCGGCCCTGGCTGGCGACCGACCCGTGTCTGGAAACACAGACCGAGCGCTTTTCGGCCCGCCTGGACGGCGCTGGACCCATGCCCTTTCCGGCACTGCCCCTGCCGCGCCGCGCCCGCACCGGGCAGGCCATCACCCAGATGCAGGCGGCGTTGCGCGGGGAAATCACCCCGGAAATGGAGTTCGTGGCCCTGCGCGAGAACCTGCGTCAGGCCGACGAGTTCACGCTGACCCACCAGCACCCCGGCCAGAGCTTCGGCGCGGCCATTCCCCGCGTCATCACGCCGGAATTCGTGCGTTCGGAAGTGGCGCGCGGACGCGCAGTCATTCCCGCCAACATCAATCACCCGGAACTGGAACCCACCATCATCGGCCGGAATTTCCGGGTCAAGATCAACGCCAACCTCGGTACCAGCATCGTGACCAGCAGCATCGAGGAGGAGGTCGAGAAGATGGTCTGGGCCACCCGCTGGGGAGCCGATACGGTCATGGACCTCTCCACCGGCAAATACATCCACCAGACGCGTGAGTGGATCGTGCGGGGCAGCCCTGTGCCCATTGGCACCGTTCCGATCTATCAGGCACTGGAAAAGGTGAGCGGCGTGGCCGAGGACCTGACCTGGGAGGTGTACCGCGACACGCTGATCGAGCAGGCCGAGCAGGGCGTGGACTACTTCACGGTGCACGCGGGCGTGCGACTGGCGCACATTCCGCTCTCGGCGCGGCGGCGCACCGGCATCGTGTCGCGCGGTGGCAGCATCCTGGCCAAGTGGTGCCTGGCGCACCACCGCGAGAATTTCCTGTACACGCACTTTGCCGACATCTGCGAGATCATGGCCGCCTACGACGTTACCTTCAGCCTGGGGGACGGGCTACGCCCGGGAAGCATCGAGGACGCCAACGACGCCGCGCAGTTCGCGGAACTGGAAACGTTGGGTGAACTCACCCGGATCGCGTGGGATCAGGGCGTGCAGACCATGATCGAGGGGCCCGGCCACGTGCCCATGCAGCTGATCCGCGAGAACATGACCCGGCAGCTGGAAGTCTGCCAGGAGGCGCCCTTCTACACGCTGGGGCCGCTGACCACCGACATCGCGCCCGGCTACGACCACATCACCAGTGCCATCGGTGCGGCGCAGATCGCGTGGTACGGCACGGCCATGCTGTGCTACGTGACGCCCAAGGAACACCTGGGCCTGCCCGACCGTCAGGACGTGCGCGACGGCGTCATTGCCTACCGGATCGCCGCGCACGCCGCCGATCTCGCCAAGGGCCATCCCGGAGCACAGGCCCGCGACAACGCGCTCTCACAGGCCCGCTTCGAGTTCCGCTGGGAGGATCAGTTCAATCTGGCACTCGACCCGGAAAAGGCCCGTGAGCTGCACGACGAGAGCCTCCCGGCCGACGCGGCCAAGACCGCGCACTTCTGTTCCATGTGCGGCCCGCACTTCTGCTCCATGAAACTCAGCCATGACCTGCGCGCCGGGGACATCCTGGCCGGGCTGGAAGAAAAGGCCCGCGAGTTCCGCGAAGGTGGATCGCAGATCTACCTGGACCGTCCTGCCAGCGAGCCCGAGGAGGTTGGCGCATGA
- the thiS gene encoding sulfur carrier protein ThiS, with translation MQVNGEAHPHRPGLTLHTLLRELDVRPERVAVAVNDDFYPGARVPDRLLEPRDIIEIVRIIGGG, from the coding sequence ATGCAGGTAAATGGCGAGGCTCATCCGCACCGTCCCGGCCTGACCCTGCACACCCTGCTGCGCGAACTGGACGTGCGACCCGAGCGGGTCGCGGTGGCCGTCAACGACGACTTCTATCCCGGCGCCCGTGTGCCGGACCGCCTGCTGGAGCCCCGGGACATCATCGAGATCGTCCGCATCATCGGAGGAGGCTGA